DNA sequence from the Acidobacteriota bacterium genome:
GTCAACGGCGTCAGAGTCGCTACGTTGTAGGCGCCGGAGAGGTCCGGCTTGCCGTCCGGCCGCCGCGGGACGTCGTCCTGGGCGGCAACGGCCACGGGGGCGGCCAAGAGAACCGCCAGGGTCAGGAGAAGAACAAGTTTAGGCTTCATCCGGCACCTCCTCGTACGCAGGTTGGACGTCAACGGTACCACCGGCACAGCGCCCCGGCGCTTGTGCCCGCTAGCCTTCACCCGACTCCCGGTTGTCGTACGGCGCGCCAGTGCCGGACGACCCCGCGAACAGCCTGCGACCGTCCGGCAGCGTCACGTCACGCCCGTTCGCCCGCGGCGCTCCGTCGATCGCCTGGTAGCCCTCGACGAGAACCTCGGTGCCCGGAGCGACCGAGTTCTTCTTCCAGCCGCGCCGCACCAGAGCGCCCGGCGGGCCGCACTCGACCATCCAGGCCGTCACGGTGCCGTCCTCGTCGGTGACGTCGATGTGGATCCACGCGTGCGGGTTCACCCACTCGACCTTCGTCACCTTGCCGCGCAGCCGGACAGGCTTCGTGGCGTCGAACTCGGCCGCGAAGGCGTGGTGCGCCGCGGCTGGCTCCGGCGGTACGAGAAGGACCAGGCTCAGAGCCAATGCAACGCCAA
Encoded proteins:
- a CDS encoding DUF6152 family protein codes for the protein MRTKPYVARVALSVLGVALALSLVLLVPPEPAAAHHAFAAEFDATKPVRLRGKVTKVEWVNPHAWIHIDVTDEDGTVTAWMVECGPPGALVRRGWKKNSVAPGTEVLVEGYQAIDGAPRANGRDVTLPDGRRLFAGSSGTGAPYDNRESGEG